One window of the Rhipicephalus microplus isolate Deutch F79 chromosome 2, USDA_Rmic, whole genome shotgun sequence genome contains the following:
- the LOC119170373 gene encoding uncharacterized protein LOC119170373: MRRFGCSPLQLLRPALAASLALWLLLLLAASEQCHADEAPLGSSVGGGGILPLQQHHPSDKRAGPAPLYSFGLGKRSPLLLMADEPPVDADVDEDEEDDAMAEAAAASRTGGYLEKRGPREPLRYGFGLGKRRSGREREYVPYDQEKRERHRFSFGLGKRDKKSKLEDFMKRRYNFGLGKRGIYGDADAGERWKRSF; this comes from the coding sequence GAGGTTTGGCTGCAGCCCGTTGCAGTTGCTGAGACCCGCCCTGGCCGCTAGCCTGGCGCTGTGGCTGCTTTTGCTTCTCGCCGCCAGTGAACAGTGCCACGCTGACGAGGCGCCCTTGGGCTCTTCAGTCGGGGGCGGCGGCATCCTACCCCTTCAGCAGCACCACCCGAGCGACAAACGCGCCGGCCCGGCTCCACTCTACAGTTTCGGCCTCGGCAAGCGATCCCCCTTGCTGCTGATGGCCGACGAGCCGCCGGTAGACGCGGATGTCGACGAGGACGAGGAAGACGATGCGATGGCCGAGGCTGCGGCTGCGTCCAGGACCGGCGGTTATCTGGAGAAGCGCGGTCCCCGCGAACCCCTGCGCTACGGGTTCGGCCTGGGAAAGCGCAGGAGCGGCCGCGAACGCGAGTACGTGCCCTACGACCAGGAGAAGCGTGAGCGGCACCGCTTCAGCTTCGGGCTCGGCAAGCGGGACAAGAAGTCCAAGTTGGAAGACTTCATGAAGCGCAGGTACAACTTCGGCCTGGGCAAGCGCGGAATctacggcgacgccgacgcgggcGAGCGTTGGAAGAGGAGCTTTTAA